Proteins from a single region of Sphingomonas swuensis:
- the rnd gene encoding ribonuclease D, translating into MKIHPLITDSASLAALCERLSTHGFVAVDTEFMRENTYWPELCLIQIASEDEAAAIDPMADGIDLKPLWDLLVDNEDVLKVFHAGGQDLEIVHNMTGKVPHPLFDTQIAAMALGYGEQIGYSNLIESMLGHALDKGARFTDWSRRPLDKRQIDYAIGDVTHLATIFPKMVGKLRKTGRGLWLDEEMERLADPSSFAFDAEDAWKRLKLPSRNPAVLGRLKVLAAWREREARNKNLPRGRIVKDDTLADLAGHPPKTQDDLGKVRGLSAGWRNNEIGARLMNALEGAAPLGPDELPDRGPSRPGLTKDGALVADLLKLLLKIKAKETGVASKLIARSDELEALAAGVRKDLAILSGWRFEEFGRDALDLVEGRLAFATVGGKLKMTRSLENAE; encoded by the coding sequence ATGAAGATTCATCCCCTGATTACCGACAGCGCCAGTCTCGCCGCGCTGTGCGAGCGCCTCTCGACCCACGGCTTCGTCGCCGTCGACACCGAGTTCATGCGCGAGAACACCTACTGGCCCGAGCTGTGCCTAATCCAGATCGCCTCGGAGGACGAGGCGGCTGCGATCGATCCGATGGCCGACGGCATCGACCTCAAGCCCCTGTGGGACCTGCTGGTCGACAATGAGGACGTGCTCAAGGTCTTCCATGCCGGCGGGCAGGACCTCGAGATCGTCCACAACATGACCGGCAAGGTCCCGCATCCCCTGTTCGACACCCAGATCGCCGCCATGGCCTTGGGCTATGGCGAGCAGATCGGCTATTCGAACCTCATCGAATCCATGCTCGGTCACGCGCTCGACAAGGGCGCCCGCTTCACCGACTGGAGCCGCCGACCGCTCGACAAGCGCCAGATCGACTATGCGATCGGCGACGTCACCCACCTCGCCACCATCTTCCCCAAGATGGTCGGCAAGCTGCGCAAGACCGGTCGTGGCCTGTGGCTCGACGAGGAGATGGAGCGGCTCGCCGATCCCTCCTCCTTCGCCTTCGATGCCGAGGATGCGTGGAAGCGCCTGAAGCTGCCGAGCCGCAACCCGGCGGTGCTCGGCCGCCTGAAGGTCCTCGCCGCCTGGCGCGAGCGCGAGGCCCGCAACAAGAACCTGCCCCGCGGCCGGATCGTCAAGGACGACACGCTCGCCGACCTCGCCGGCCACCCGCCCAAGACCCAGGACGACCTCGGCAAGGTGCGCGGCCTCTCCGCCGGCTGGCGCAACAACGAGATCGGCGCCCGGCTGATGAACGCGCTCGAGGGCGCCGCTCCGCTCGGCCCCGACGAGCTGCCCGACCGCGGGCCCAGTCGCCCTGGCCTGACCAAGGACGGCGCGCTGGTCGCCGACCTCCTCAAGCTGCTGCTCAAGATCAAGGCCAAGGAAACGGGCGTCGCCTCCAAGCTGATCGCCCGCTCGGACGAACTGGAGGCGCTCGCCGCCGGAGTCCGCAAGGATCTCGCCATCCTCTCGGGCTGGCGGTTCGAGGAGTTCGGCCGCGATGCACTGGACCTCGTCGAGGGCCGGCTTGCCTTCGCCACCGTCGGCGGCAAACTGAAGATGACCCGCAGCCTGGAGAATGCCGAATGA
- a CDS encoding I78 family peptidase inhibitor, with the protein MTRLLLVAATLPLIAACATAQPGSPYPGGNSADRYVCSGTMLAQFKGRPASAELANEIIRSSGSKTLQWVAKGMMVTMDYRDDRVRVWLDGQNRVERANCG; encoded by the coding sequence ATGACCCGCCTGTTGCTTGTCGCCGCGACCCTGCCGCTGATCGCCGCCTGCGCCACCGCACAGCCGGGCTCGCCCTATCCCGGCGGCAACAGCGCGGACCGCTACGTCTGCTCGGGCACCATGCTGGCGCAATTCAAGGGGCGTCCGGCCTCGGCCGAGCTCGCCAACGAGATCATCCGCTCCTCGGGCTCCAAGACCCTGCAGTGGGTCGCCAAGGGCATGATGGTGACGATGGACTATCGCGACGACCGGGTCCGCGTCTGGCTCGACGGCCAGAACCGCGTCGAGCGCGCCAACTGCGGCTGA